A section of the Streptomyces sp. NBC_00178 genome encodes:
- a CDS encoding glycoside hydrolase family 18 protein: protein MNGLHRPRARLRALAASLCTAALGAALLGVAGTAPAGASPTATAPAAEAAPAAAGDKVVGYFTNWGVYDRNYHVKNIETSGSADKLTHINYAFGNVQGGKCTIGDSYADYEKAYTADQAVDGVADTWDQELRGNFNQLRKLKKLHPDLKVIWSFGGWSWSGGFGEAAQNPAAFAESCHSLVEDPRWADVFDGIDIDWEYPNACGLTCDTSGRDAYGNLLSALRSEFGDDSLITSAITADGSDGGKIDAVDYAGAATYLDWYNPMTYDFFGAFAAQGPTAPHSPLTSYPGIPTEGFHTDAAISKLRELGVPAGKLLLGIGFYGRGWTGVTQSEPGGTATGAAPGTYEAGIEDYKVLKNSCPATGTVAGTAYAHCGTNWWSYDTPATIGTKMDYKAEQGLGGTFFWELSGDTADGELIRAIN, encoded by the coding sequence ATGAACGGACTTCACCGCCCCCGCGCCCGCCTCCGGGCGCTCGCCGCGAGCCTCTGCACCGCCGCACTCGGAGCCGCCCTCCTCGGCGTCGCCGGCACGGCCCCTGCGGGCGCGTCCCCCACCGCCACCGCACCCGCCGCCGAGGCGGCTCCCGCCGCAGCCGGTGACAAGGTGGTCGGATACTTCACCAACTGGGGTGTCTACGACCGCAATTACCACGTCAAGAACATCGAGACCTCGGGCTCGGCCGACAAGCTCACCCACATCAACTACGCCTTCGGCAACGTCCAGGGCGGCAAGTGCACCATCGGCGACAGCTACGCCGACTACGAGAAGGCCTACACGGCGGACCAGGCCGTCGACGGGGTCGCGGACACCTGGGACCAGGAACTGCGGGGCAACTTCAACCAGTTGCGGAAGCTGAAGAAGCTCCACCCCGATCTGAAGGTCATCTGGTCCTTCGGCGGCTGGAGCTGGTCGGGCGGCTTCGGCGAGGCCGCGCAGAACCCCGCCGCCTTCGCGGAGTCCTGCCACAGCCTGGTCGAGGACCCGCGCTGGGCCGACGTCTTCGACGGCATCGACATCGACTGGGAGTACCCGAACGCCTGCGGCCTGACCTGCGACACGAGCGGCCGCGACGCCTACGGCAACCTCCTGTCGGCGCTCCGCTCCGAGTTCGGCGACGACAGCCTGATCACCTCGGCGATCACGGCCGACGGCTCCGACGGCGGCAAGATCGACGCGGTGGACTACGCGGGTGCCGCCACGTACCTCGACTGGTACAACCCGATGACGTACGACTTCTTCGGCGCCTTCGCGGCGCAGGGCCCGACGGCTCCGCACTCACCGCTGACCTCCTACCCGGGCATCCCGACGGAGGGCTTCCACACGGACGCGGCCATCTCCAAGCTCAGGGAACTGGGCGTGCCCGCCGGGAAACTGCTGCTGGGCATCGGCTTCTACGGGCGCGGCTGGACCGGCGTCACCCAGTCCGAGCCGGGCGGCACGGCGACGGGCGCGGCCCCGGGGACGTACGAGGCGGGCATCGAGGACTACAAGGTCCTGAAGAACAGCTGCCCCGCCACCGGCACGGTCGCCGGCACGGCGTACGCCCACTGCGGCACCAACTGGTGGAGCTACGACACCCCGGCCACCATCGGCACGAAGATGGACTACAAGGCCGAACAGGGCCTGGGGGGAACCTTCTTCTGGGAACTCAGCGGCGACACGGCCGACGGTGAACTCATCAGGGCCATCAACTAG
- a CDS encoding MFS transporter, giving the protein MSADTAGTAGRAGQPAGNAERRREQRGWYFYDFACSVYSTSVLTVFLGPYLTSVAKAAADADGFVYPLGIPVRAGSLFAYAVSVSIVVAVVVMPVVGAAADRTGRKKPLLAAAAYTGATATACMYLLDGHRYLLGAFLLIVANASISVSMALYNAYLPQIAAPDERDAVSSRGWAFGYTSGAFVLVLNLVLYTGHDSFGLSESEAVRICIASAGVWWGAFSLVPLRRLRDRRVAPGGAGAVGSGWRQLRATLRDMRRHPLTLSFLLAYLVYNDGIQTVISQASLYGSEELGLGQTTLITAVLLVQVLAVAGALGMGRLARVYGAKRTVLGSLAVWTLILASAYVLPAGAPVFFYALAAAIGLVLGGSQALSRSLFSHLVPKGKEAEYFSAYEMSDRGLSWLGPLVFGLGYQLTGSYRDAILSLVIFFALGSALLARVPVRAAVAAAGNPVPERI; this is encoded by the coding sequence GTGAGCGCAGACACCGCAGGGACGGCGGGGCGGGCCGGGCAGCCGGCCGGGAACGCCGAGCGCAGGCGGGAGCAACGGGGCTGGTACTTCTACGACTTCGCGTGCTCCGTGTACTCCACGAGTGTCCTCACGGTCTTCCTGGGCCCCTATCTGACGTCCGTGGCCAAGGCGGCTGCCGACGCGGACGGCTTCGTGTATCCGCTGGGCATACCCGTGCGGGCGGGGTCGCTCTTCGCGTACGCCGTGTCGGTGTCCATCGTCGTGGCCGTGGTCGTCATGCCGGTGGTGGGCGCGGCCGCGGACCGCACGGGACGGAAGAAGCCGCTGCTCGCCGCCGCGGCGTACACGGGCGCGACGGCGACGGCCTGCATGTACCTCCTGGACGGGCACCGCTATCTGCTGGGGGCGTTCCTGCTGATCGTGGCGAACGCGTCGATCTCGGTGTCGATGGCGCTGTACAACGCCTATCTGCCGCAGATCGCCGCCCCGGACGAACGCGACGCGGTCTCCTCGCGCGGCTGGGCCTTCGGGTACACCTCGGGGGCGTTCGTCCTGGTCCTGAACCTGGTCCTCTACACGGGCCACGACTCGTTCGGGCTCTCGGAGTCGGAGGCCGTCCGGATCTGCATCGCCTCGGCCGGTGTGTGGTGGGGCGCCTTCTCCCTCGTACCGCTGCGGCGGCTGCGCGACCGCCGGGTGGCCCCCGGGGGCGCGGGCGCGGTCGGCTCGGGCTGGCGGCAGCTCCGGGCCACGCTGCGCGACATGCGGCGCCATCCGCTCACCCTGTCGTTCCTGCTCGCCTATCTGGTCTACAACGACGGCATCCAGACGGTGATCTCCCAGGCCTCGCTGTACGGCTCCGAGGAGCTGGGTCTCGGCCAGACGACCCTGATCACGGCGGTGCTGCTCGTCCAGGTGCTCGCGGTGGCGGGTGCGCTGGGGATGGGGCGGCTCGCCCGGGTGTACGGCGCGAAGCGGACCGTTCTCGGCTCGCTGGCGGTGTGGACCCTGATCCTCGCCTCGGCGTACGTGCTGCCCGCCGGCGCGCCGGTGTTCTTCTACGCGCTGGCCGCCGCGATCGGCCTCGTGCTGGGCGGCAGCCAGGCCCTCTCGCGGTCGCTGTTCTCGCACCTGGTCCCGAAGGGGAAGGAGGCGGAGTACTTCTCCGCCTACGAGATGAGCGACCGGGGACTCAGCTGGCTGGGGCCCCTGGTGTTCGGTCTCGGCTATCAGCTGACGGGCAGCTACCGGGATGCGATCCTGTCCTTGGTGATCTTCTTCGCGCTCGGTTCGGCGCTCCTCGCGAGGGTCCCCGTCCGGGCCGCGGTGGCCGCCGCGGGCAATCCGGTTCCCGAACGGATTTAG
- the fxsA gene encoding FxsA family membrane protein has protein sequence MTTGTPPPNRPRRSRARTLLPLGVAVWIVLEIWLLILVAGATNGFTVLLILVAGAVLGAVVIKRAGRRAFRNLTETLQQMPGQPGATEAPTGRTGSKGNGLLMLGGLLLMIPGVISDAAGLLLLLPPVRAVLGRAAERSLERRMRAAAPGGFSDAFQQARIHRPDGKVVQGEVIREDGAAGGTRPDDGPDADRPPLTR, from the coding sequence ATGACGACCGGCACACCGCCTCCGAACCGTCCGCGGCGCTCACGCGCCCGCACCCTCCTGCCGCTGGGCGTCGCCGTCTGGATCGTGCTGGAGATCTGGCTGCTGATCCTGGTGGCGGGTGCGACGAACGGCTTCACCGTGCTGCTCATCCTGGTCGCCGGAGCGGTGCTGGGCGCCGTGGTGATCAAGAGGGCCGGCCGGCGGGCCTTCCGCAACCTCACGGAGACGCTCCAGCAGATGCCCGGACAGCCCGGCGCCACCGAGGCGCCGACCGGGCGGACGGGAAGCAAGGGCAACGGCCTGCTGATGCTGGGCGGGCTGCTCCTGATGATCCCCGGAGTGATCTCCGACGCGGCGGGGCTCCTGCTCCTGCTGCCCCCGGTCCGCGCCGTACTCGGCCGCGCCGCGGAGCGCTCGCTGGAGCGGCGCATGCGCGCGGCGGCCCCGGGGGGCTTCTCCGACGCCTTCCAGCAGGCCCGCATCCACCGGCCCGACGGCAAGGTGGTGCAGGGGGAGGTCATCCGCGAGGACGGGGCTGCCGGCGGCACGCGCCCCGACGACGGGCCGGACGCGGACCGTCCGCCGCTGACCCGCTGA
- a CDS encoding acyl-CoA dehydrogenase family protein produces the protein MSDRAPQPVERRLPTEESRQLIELVRDIVSKEIAPRAADEEEAGAFPREVFTLLSEAGLLGLPYDSAHGGGDQPYEVYLQVLEELAAARLTVGLGVSVHSLSCHALAGFGTDEQRAARLPAMLSGGLLGAYCLSEPSSGSDAASLRTKAVRDADGWVLTGTKAWITHGGVADFYTVLARTGVEGPRGITAFLVPGDAAGLDAALPEKKMGMKGSPTAQMHFDGVRISDDRRIGEEGQGFAIALSALDSGRLGIAACAIGVAQAALDEAVGYATGRHQFGRPVADFQGLRFMLADMATHIEAGRALYLEAARLRDAGLPFSRQAAMAKLFCTDAAMRVTTDAVQVLGGYGYTLDFPVERLMREAKVLQIVEGTNQIQRMVIARHLAGPETR, from the coding sequence ATGTCCGACCGTGCCCCGCAGCCCGTGGAACGCCGACTGCCCACCGAGGAGTCCCGGCAGCTCATCGAGCTCGTCCGCGACATCGTGTCGAAGGAGATCGCTCCCCGGGCGGCCGACGAGGAGGAGGCGGGAGCCTTCCCCCGCGAGGTCTTCACCCTGCTGTCGGAGGCCGGACTGCTCGGGCTCCCCTACGACTCCGCGCACGGCGGCGGCGACCAGCCCTACGAGGTCTACCTCCAGGTCCTGGAGGAACTGGCGGCGGCCAGGCTGACCGTCGGCCTCGGCGTCAGTGTCCACTCGCTGTCCTGCCACGCGCTCGCCGGCTTCGGCACCGACGAGCAGCGGGCCGCCCGCCTCCCGGCGATGCTCTCCGGCGGACTGCTAGGCGCCTACTGCCTCTCCGAGCCCTCCTCGGGCTCCGACGCGGCCTCGCTCCGCACCAAGGCCGTGCGGGACGCCGACGGCTGGGTGCTCACCGGAACCAAGGCCTGGATCACGCACGGCGGCGTGGCCGACTTCTACACCGTGCTGGCCCGGACCGGCGTGGAGGGCCCGCGCGGCATCACCGCCTTCCTGGTGCCCGGCGACGCCGCGGGCCTCGACGCGGCCCTGCCCGAGAAGAAGATGGGCATGAAGGGCTCGCCGACCGCCCAGATGCACTTCGACGGCGTGCGGATCTCCGACGACCGGCGGATCGGGGAGGAGGGCCAGGGCTTCGCGATCGCCCTGTCCGCCCTCGACTCGGGGCGCCTCGGGATCGCCGCGTGTGCCATCGGAGTCGCCCAGGCGGCCCTGGACGAGGCCGTCGGATACGCCACCGGGCGCCACCAGTTCGGGCGGCCCGTCGCGGACTTCCAGGGGCTGCGCTTCATGCTCGCCGACATGGCCACCCACATCGAGGCGGGCCGGGCGCTGTACCTGGAGGCGGCGCGCCTGCGCGACGCGGGTCTGCCCTTCTCCCGGCAGGCGGCGATGGCGAAGCTGTTCTGCACCGACGCGGCCATGCGGGTGACCACGGACGCCGTGCAGGTGCTCGGCGGATACGGCTACACGCTGGACTTCCCCGTCGAGCGGCTGATGCGCGAGGCCAAGGTGCTGCAGATCGTGGAGGGCACCAACCAGATCCAGCGCATGGTCATCGCCCGTCACCTCGCGGGTCCGGAGACGCGCTGA
- a CDS encoding polyprenol monophosphomannose synthase — MNDGGQRQFGPLGRVLVIIPTYNEAENIKLIVARVRAAVPEADILVADDNSPDGTGKAADELAADDGHVHVLHRKGKEGLGAAYLAGFRWGSEHGYGVLVEMDADGSHQPEELPRLLTALKGADLVLGSRWVPGGRVVNWPRHREMISRGGSLYSRMLLSLSVRDVTGGYRAFRTPTLDGLGLDEVASQGYCFQVDLARRAVEAGYHVVEVPITFMEREIGDSKMSKDILVEALWRVTGWGITGRANKVLGRRTP; from the coding sequence GTGAACGACGGCGGTCAGAGGCAGTTCGGCCCGCTCGGCAGAGTCTTGGTGATCATCCCGACCTACAACGAGGCCGAGAACATCAAGCTCATCGTCGCCCGGGTGCGCGCCGCCGTCCCGGAAGCGGACATCCTCGTCGCCGACGACAACAGCCCCGACGGTACGGGGAAGGCCGCCGACGAGCTCGCGGCCGACGACGGCCACGTGCACGTCCTGCACCGCAAGGGCAAGGAAGGGCTCGGGGCCGCCTACCTCGCCGGCTTCCGCTGGGGCTCCGAGCACGGGTACGGCGTCCTGGTCGAGATGGACGCCGACGGATCCCACCAGCCGGAGGAACTGCCCCGTCTGCTCACCGCCCTCAAGGGGGCCGACCTGGTCCTCGGCTCGCGCTGGGTACCCGGCGGCCGGGTGGTCAACTGGCCGCGGCACCGCGAGATGATCTCGCGCGGCGGCAGCCTCTACTCCCGCATGCTGCTGAGCCTCTCGGTGCGTGACGTCACCGGCGGCTACCGGGCCTTCCGTACCCCGACGCTGGACGGCCTGGGACTGGACGAGGTCGCCTCGCAGGGCTACTGCTTCCAGGTCGACCTCGCCCGGCGCGCCGTCGAGGCGGGCTACCACGTCGTCGAGGTGCCGATCACCTTCATGGAACGCGAGATCGGCGACTCGAAGATGAGCAAGGACATCCTCGTGGAAGCCCTGTGGCGGGTCACCGGCTGGGGCATCACCGGCCGGGCCAACAAGGTTCTGGGGCGCAGGACGCCCTGA
- a CDS encoding glycerophosphodiester phosphodiesterase family protein, translating into MTSGRHPYLDHPSPIPFAHRGGAADGLENTAAAFRRAAGAGYRYFETDVHATADGRLVAFHDPTLGRVTDAHGRIADLPWGEVRRARVAGREPLPLFEELLEEFPEARWNVDIKAGRALVPLVELIRRTDAWDRVCVGSFSEARVARAHRLAGPRLATSYGVRGVLGLRLRSFGIPAALRAGAVCAQVPESQNGIRVVDRRFVRAAHARGLQVHVWTVNEAARMAALLDLGVDGIMTDHIETLRTVLSERGAWA; encoded by the coding sequence GTGACCTCTGGACGCCATCCCTATCTGGACCATCCCTCTCCGATCCCCTTCGCCCACCGCGGCGGGGCGGCCGACGGGCTGGAGAACACCGCCGCCGCGTTCCGGCGGGCGGCCGGGGCCGGTTACCGCTACTTCGAGACCGACGTGCACGCGACGGCCGACGGCCGTCTCGTCGCCTTCCACGACCCGACACTCGGCCGGGTGACGGACGCGCACGGCCGGATCGCGGATCTCCCCTGGGGCGAGGTGCGCCGGGCGAGGGTCGCGGGCCGCGAACCCCTTCCGCTCTTCGAGGAGTTGCTGGAGGAGTTCCCCGAGGCGCGATGGAACGTGGACATCAAGGCCGGGCGCGCGCTCGTCCCGCTCGTGGAGTTGATCCGCCGGACCGACGCCTGGGACCGGGTGTGCGTGGGGTCGTTCTCGGAGGCCCGGGTCGCCCGGGCGCACCGCCTGGCGGGTCCGCGCCTGGCCACCTCCTACGGCGTGCGCGGCGTCCTCGGCCTGCGGCTGCGCTCGTTCGGCATCCCCGCGGCGCTCAGGGCGGGCGCGGTCTGCGCGCAGGTCCCGGAGAGCCAGAACGGCATCCGCGTCGTCGACCGGAGATTCGTCCGCGCCGCGCACGCGCGCGGGCTGCAGGTCCACGTCTGGACGGTCAACGAGGCGGCCAGGATGGCGGCGCTCCTGGACCTCGGGGTGGATGGCATCATGACCGATCACATCGAGACGCTGCGCACGGTGCTGAGCGAGCGTGGGGCGTGGGCCTGA
- a CDS encoding Lrp/AsnC family transcriptional regulator — protein sequence MEELDRQIVELLVKDGRMSYTDLGKATGLSTSAVHQRVRRLEQRGVIRGYAAVVDPEALGLPLTAFISVKPFDPSAPDDIAERLAGVPELEACHSVAGDENYILKVRVSAPVELEHLLTRIRTLAGVSTRTTVVLSTPYEARPPRI from the coding sequence ATGGAGGAGCTGGACCGTCAGATCGTGGAGTTGCTCGTCAAGGACGGGCGGATGAGCTACACCGACCTGGGCAAGGCCACGGGCCTGTCCACCTCGGCCGTTCATCAGCGTGTCCGCAGGCTGGAGCAGCGCGGGGTGATCCGCGGCTACGCCGCGGTCGTCGACCCCGAAGCGCTCGGCCTGCCCCTCACCGCGTTCATCTCGGTGAAACCCTTCGACCCGAGCGCCCCCGACGACATCGCCGAACGGCTCGCCGGCGTGCCGGAGCTCGAGGCCTGCCACAGCGTCGCGGGGGACGAGAACTACATCCTCAAGGTGCGGGTCTCCGCCCCCGTGGAACTGGAGCACCTGCTCACGCGCATCCGTACGCTCGCCGGGGTCTCCACCCGCACGACCGTCGTCCTGTCCACCCCGTACGAGGCCCGCCCGCCGCGCATCTGA
- a CDS encoding amidohydrolase, translating into MTESTAPQSEHRTVLLRGGDVHSPADPFATAMVVERGHVAWVGSEGAADAFASGVDEVIDLEGALVTPAFTDSHVHTTSTGLALTGLDLSGARTLTEALAMVRAFANGHPGDRVILGHGWDAARWPERRHPSRAELDEAAGGRALYLPRVDVHSAVVSTALLDLVPGATSMPGYHPDAPLTGDAHHAVRAAAYGAVTPAQRREAQRAALAHAASLGIGTVHECAGPDISDEDDFTGLLELAAERTGPRVFGYWAERIEDAKGARRVRELGAVGAAGDLFVDGSLGSHTALLHEPYADAPHTGTGRLDAAGVAAHVTACTEAGLQAGFHAIGDAAVTAVVEGVRAAAGILGLARVRASRHRVEHVEMLTPETIAAFAELGLTASVQPAFDAAWGGTDGMYAARLGAERAATLNPYAAMLRAGVPLAFGSDSPVTPLDPWGTVRAAAHHRTPEHRISVRAGFTAHTRGGWRAVGRDDAGVLVPGAPADYAVWRTGELLVQAPDDRVARWSTDPRSGTPGLPDLTPGAELPVCLRTVVFGHTVYVRPNE; encoded by the coding sequence ATGACCGAGAGCACCGCCCCCCAGAGCGAACACCGCACCGTGCTGCTGCGCGGTGGAGACGTCCACAGCCCCGCCGATCCGTTCGCCACCGCGATGGTCGTCGAACGCGGCCATGTCGCCTGGGTCGGGTCCGAGGGGGCCGCGGACGCCTTCGCGAGCGGCGTCGACGAGGTGATCGACCTGGAAGGGGCGCTGGTCACCCCGGCCTTCACCGACTCCCACGTCCACACCACGTCGACCGGACTCGCCCTCACGGGGCTGGACCTCTCCGGCGCCCGCACCCTCACCGAAGCCCTCGCGATGGTCCGCGCGTTCGCGAACGGCCACCCGGGCGACCGGGTGATCCTGGGCCACGGATGGGACGCGGCGCGCTGGCCCGAGCGGCGCCACCCGTCCCGTGCCGAACTCGACGAGGCGGCCGGCGGGCGCGCCCTCTACCTGCCCCGTGTGGACGTCCACTCCGCCGTCGTGAGCACAGCTCTCCTCGACCTCGTCCCCGGCGCCACCTCGATGCCCGGGTACCACCCCGACGCGCCCCTGACCGGCGACGCCCACCACGCCGTCCGCGCGGCCGCCTACGGTGCCGTCACGCCCGCGCAGCGCAGGGAGGCCCAGCGGGCCGCCCTGGCGCACGCCGCGTCGCTCGGGATCGGCACCGTGCACGAGTGCGCCGGTCCCGACATCTCCGACGAGGACGACTTCACCGGGCTGCTCGAGCTCGCCGCCGAGCGGACCGGCCCCCGGGTGTTCGGCTACTGGGCCGAGCGGATCGAGGACGCGAAGGGCGCCCGCCGCGTCCGTGAGCTCGGTGCCGTGGGCGCCGCCGGTGACCTCTTCGTCGACGGTTCGCTCGGTTCGCACACGGCCCTGCTGCACGAGCCCTACGCCGACGCCCCGCACACCGGCACCGGGCGGCTCGACGCCGCGGGTGTCGCCGCCCACGTGACGGCGTGTACCGAGGCGGGGCTGCAGGCCGGGTTCCACGCCATCGGCGACGCGGCGGTCACCGCCGTCGTGGAGGGGGTCCGGGCCGCCGCGGGGATTCTCGGGCTCGCCCGCGTCAGGGCGTCGCGGCACCGGGTCGAGCACGTGGAGATGCTGACTCCCGAGACCATCGCGGCCTTCGCCGAACTGGGCCTCACCGCCTCGGTCCAGCCCGCCTTCGACGCGGCGTGGGGCGGCACCGACGGGATGTACGCCGCGCGCCTGGGCGCGGAGCGCGCCGCGACCCTCAACCCGTACGCGGCGATGCTGCGCGCCGGAGTGCCCCTCGCCTTCGGCTCGGACAGCCCGGTCACCCCCCTGGACCCCTGGGGGACGGTGCGGGCCGCGGCGCACCACCGCACGCCGGAGCACCGGATCTCCGTACGCGCCGGTTTCACCGCCCACACGCGGGGAGGCTGGCGGGCCGTCGGCCGCGACGACGCGGGTGTGCTCGTGCCGGGAGCCCCGGCCGACTACGCCGTCTGGCGTACCGGTGAACTGCTCGTCCAGGCCCCCGACGACCGGGTGGCGCGCTGGTCGACCGATCCCCGCTCCGGCACCCCCGGCCTGCCCGATCTCACGCCCGGGGCCGAACTCCCAGTGTGCCTGCGCACGGTGGTGTTCGGACACACGGTCTACGTAAGGCCGAACGAGTGA
- a CDS encoding RNA polymerase-binding protein RbpA, whose product MSERALRGTRLVVTSYETDRGIDLAPRQAVEYACPNGHRFEMPFSVEAEIPPEWECKACGATALLVDGDGPEEKKGKPARTHWDMLMERRTREELEEVLAERLAVLRSGAMNIAVHPRDSRKSA is encoded by the coding sequence ATGAGTGAGCGAGCTCTCCGCGGCACGCGACTCGTGGTTACCAGCTACGAGACGGACCGCGGCATCGATCTGGCCCCGCGCCAGGCGGTGGAGTACGCATGCCCGAACGGACATCGTTTTGAGATGCCGTTCTCGGTAGAGGCGGAAATTCCGCCGGAGTGGGAGTGCAAGGCGTGCGGCGCCACGGCACTCCTGGTGGACGGGGATGGCCCCGAGGAGAAGAAGGGCAAGCCTGCGCGTACGCACTGGGACATGCTCATGGAGCGGCGCACCCGCGAGGAGTTGGAGGAGGTGCTGGCCGAGAGGCTGGCCGTCCTGCGCTCCGGCGCCATGAACATCGCCGTGCACCCGCGTGACAGCAGGAAGTCCGCCTGA
- the yczE gene encoding membrane protein YczE, which produces MSDMTARSGTRLTRRLTHLYAGLALYGASSALLVRAGLGLEPWGVLHQGLAERTGISIGVVSIVVGAVVLLLWVPLRQRPGLGTVSNVFAVGLAMDGTLAVVPDVQGLTARIAVMAAGIVLNGVATGLYISARFGPGPRDGLMTGLNRLTGRSIRLVRTAIEVAVVATGFLLGGSLGAGTVLYALAIGPLAQLFLRVFDLPAPDGGRGGVAGRPPSEAILPQ; this is translated from the coding sequence TTGTCCGACATGACCGCCCGGAGCGGCACCCGGCTCACCCGGCGGCTGACCCATCTGTACGCCGGCCTGGCGCTGTACGGAGCGAGCTCGGCGCTCCTGGTGCGAGCGGGGCTGGGACTCGAACCGTGGGGCGTTCTGCATCAGGGCCTGGCGGAGCGGACCGGCATCTCGATCGGTGTCGTCTCGATCGTCGTCGGAGCGGTCGTCCTCCTCCTGTGGGTCCCCCTCCGGCAGCGCCCCGGGCTCGGCACCGTGTCCAACGTCTTCGCCGTCGGGCTCGCGATGGACGGCACGCTCGCCGTCGTACCGGACGTGCAGGGCCTCACGGCCCGGATCGCGGTGATGGCGGCCGGCATCGTGCTCAACGGGGTCGCGACGGGGCTGTACATCTCGGCGCGGTTCGGCCCCGGACCGCGTGACGGCCTCATGACCGGCCTGAACCGGCTGACCGGCCGCTCCATCCGGCTGGTGCGCACGGCGATCGAAGTGGCCGTCGTCGCGACCGGATTCCTGCTCGGTGGCTCGCTCGGCGCCGGCACGGTCCTGTACGCGCTGGCGATCGGCCCCCTCGCACAGCTCTTCCTGCGCGTCTTCGACCTCCCCGCGCCGGACGGGGGCCGTGGGGGCGTTGCCGGACGGCCACCCTCGGAGGCGATACTTCCGCAGTGA